The Montipora capricornis isolate CH-2021 chromosome 1, ASM3666992v2, whole genome shotgun sequence genome contains a region encoding:
- the LOC138056511 gene encoding uncharacterized protein, with amino-acid sequence MNLREWASNSKEFLQNIPESDQTRGDTMKILGTTWNMTSDTIFVNGSETSSCPVTSKREALQSISRIYDPLGFFSPVTLHGKLFLQELWKNELDWDETLSELQQQQWYKIQDDHTPLSSIPVPRYIGIGTENELFCFTDASAKAYSVAVYLYSSVGRTANVNLVFSKARVAPTKQLSIPRLELLAVVIGTRCLNYVTEQLQLTVTGRVLWTNSQCVLHWMKSHKPLPVFLQNRLKEIKSHKDIKFRYVTTTQNPADLATRGVSAEALIDNQLWWHGPSWLSDDETKWPSWDFQQIDDNTLDQMAKQAGSPQIMYETPALIEMENKQEHSVKPVAPFELNEKNYSCLTRLLRVTAWALQFILKVKKKSTGKEELKAEEIEQAKLMWERHVQNSSFSSEINAVQKNTKNNLKDQLGLQLDQDRILRCHGRMIREHLPESSIFPKLLPKNHAFTSLLINSFHEKLMHAGVSHTLSAIRREFWIPQGRTTVRNVLLNCRRCRRHQGGPYKMPKMAPYPPSRMEESSPFTYTGLDYLGPLYVKVNGVTQKVWVCLFTCLAVRAVHLEVIHDLSAQQFVLCLRRFIARRGKPKEIISDNASQFKLAKSTVEEAWQFATTSPDTQSYLANEGITWSLIIELAPWMGGFYERLVGLVKQALRKSIGKICLNIVHWKLFLRKSKQCMWELI; translated from the coding sequence ATGAATCTCCGTGAGTGGGCATCAAACTCTAAAGAATTCCTTCAGAACATTCCAGAAAGTGACCAAACAAGGGGAGACACCATGAAAATCCTTGGAACCACCTGGAACATGACCAGTGACACAATCTTTGTCAATGGATCTGAAACATCATCCTGTCCAGTCACCTCAAAACGAGAAGCATTACAGTCTATCAGCAGAATCTATGATCCATTAGGATTTTTTTCTCCAGTTACTTTACATGGAAAACTGTTTCTCCaagaactttggaaaaacgagtTAGACTGGGACGAAACACTCTCAGAATTACAACAGCAACAGTGGTACAAGATACAGGATGACCACACCCCACTGTCCTCAATTCCTGTGCCTAGATACATTGGTATAGGCACTGAAAACGAACTGTTCTGTTTCACCGATGCCTCAGCTAAAGCATACTCAGTAGCCGTATACCTGTACTCCTCAGTTGGCAGAACTGCCAATGTAAACCTGGTATTCTCTAAAGCTCGTGTTGCCCCAACAAAGCAACTCAGTATTCCAAGACTGGAATTATTAGCTGTTGTTATTGGAACAAGGTGCCTGAACTATGTAACTGAACAACTGCAGTTGACAGTGACTGGCCGAGTACTGTGGACAAACTCACAGTGCGTTCTTCATTGGATGAAAAGTCACAAACCGCTGCCCGTCTTTCTCCAAAACAGGCTGAAAGAGATAAAGTCACACAAAGACATCAAGTTCAGATATGTAACCACAACTCAAAATCCAGCTGACTTAGCCACTAGAGGTGTTTCTGCAGAAGCCCTCATCGACAATCAACTGTGGTGGCATGGACCATCTTGGCTAAGTGatgatgaaaccaaatggcCTTCATGGGACTTTCAGCAGATAGATGACAACACGCTGGACCAGATGGCCAAACAAGCTGGTAGTCCACAGATCATGTACGAGACTCCAGCCTTGattgaaatggaaaacaaacaagaacacTCTGTAAAGCCAGTTGCACCttttgaactgaatgaaaagaaCTATTCTTGCCTGACAAGACTTCTCAGAGTGACTGCGTGGGCCTTACAATTCatcctgaaagttaagaagaagagtacaggaaaagaagaacttaaagccgaagaaattgaaCAAGCAAAATTGATGTGGGAGAGACATGTTCAGAACAGTagtttttcatcagagatcaatgCAGTTCAGAAGAACACCAAGAACAATCTGAAGGATCAACTAGGCCTACAGTTAGATCAAGATAGAATTCTCCGTTGCCATGGTAGAATGATCAGAGAACACCTTCCAGAAAGTTCTATCTTCCCAAAGCTTCTACCAAAGAACCATGCCTTTACCAGCTTACTCATTAACAGTTTCCATGAAAAACTGATGCATGCTGGAGTATCCCATACACTGTCAGCTATCAGACGAGAATTCTGGATCCCACAAGGAAGAACAACGGTGAGAAACGTTCTCCTGAACTGTCGTAGATGTAGAAGACATCAAGGAGGCCCATACAAAATGCCCAAGATGGCTCCGTACCCACCTTCAAGAATGGAAGAGTCTTCACCCTTTACATACACAGGCCTTGACTATTTAGGACCCTTGTATGTCAAAGTGAATGGAGTAACACAGAAAGTTTGGGTCTGCCTATTTACTTGTTTAGCAGTCAGAGCTGTACATTTAGAAGTCATCCATGACTTATCTGCACAACAGTTTGTTTTGTGTCTTAGAAGATTTATTGCCAGGCGTGGCAAGCCTAAAGAGATTATTTCTGACAATGCTTCACAGTTCAAGCTAGCAAAGTCCACGGTTGAAGAAGCATGGCAGTTTGCAACAACTAGCCCCGACACACAGAGTTACTTAGCCAACGAAGGAATTACATGGAGCTTAATTATTGAACTGGCCCCCTGGATGGGAGGCTTCTATGAACGTCTTGTGGGACTTGTAAAACAAGCTCTCCGAAAGAGTATTGGCAAGATCTGTTTGAACATTGTCCATTGGAAACTATTCTTACGGAAATCGAAGCAGTGTATGTGGGAGCTGATCTGA
- the LOC138056522 gene encoding uncharacterized protein — MKQVVPGLNLMASKLGWILTGSIKCQEAQSAPSISMLTYTSSPVNAHLAAQFNVQTLLTEQKPQLDDFWKLETLGISEPVSVNDDDQALQKFNDTVRFEDGRYQDQLHKGIVEIVPDEESVNTLKHYIPHHEIVTPEKTTTKIRNVFDASAKTKKGSQSLNENLHRGPIILEDLCGLLKRFRLNRVALIADVEKAFNQVGLQPEDRDVTRFLWLKDATKPTQENNVQELRFTRVPFGMISSPFLLAATVKYHLNKADTPVAKKTSDNMYVDNMVTGVATSEQAVEFYKEAKSLFQSS, encoded by the exons ATGAAGCAAGTTGTTCCAGGATTAAACCTCATGGCATCCAAGTTGGGATGGATACTCACAGGCAGCATTAAGTGTCAAGAAGCTCAATCTGCTCCTTCAATTTCAATGCTGACATACACATCCAGTCCAGTCAATGCACATCTTGCTGCTCAGTTCAATGTCCAAACACTATTAACCGAACAGAAACCACAGCTGGACGATTTCTGGAAACTTGAAACACTTGGAATCAGCGAGCCCGTGAGTGTAAATGATGACGACCAAGCCCTTCAGAAATTTAATGACACAGTCAGATTTGAAGATGGCAGATACCAG GACCAGCTTCACAAGGGTATTGTTGAAATTGTACCTGATGAAGAATCTGTAAACACATTGAAGCACTACATCCCACATCATGAGATTGTGACACCTGAGAAGACCACAACAAAAATACGCAAtgtctttgatgcttcagctaaaaccaaaaaaggaaGCCAAAGCCTAAATGAAAACCTACACCGTGGTCCAATAATACTGGAAGATTTATGTGGACTCCTGAAGAGGTTCAGACTTAACAGAGTGGCGCTAATTGCTGATGTCGAAAAAGCATTTAATCAAGTGGGGCTTCAACCTGAAGACAGAGATGTAACACGATTTCTCTGGTTAAAAGATGCCACAAAGCCCACCCAAGAAAACAATGTACAGGAACTGAGATTCACCCGAGTTCCATTTGGAATGATTTCAAGCCCATTCCTGCTGGCTGCAACAGTCAAGTATCATCTAAACAAAGCAGATACCCCAGTAGCCAAGAAGACTTCAGACAACATGTATGTGGACAACATGGTTACAGGAGTTGCCACATCAGAACAAGCAGTCGAATTCTACAAGGAAGCTAAGTCTCTTTTCCAGTCTTCATAG
- the LOC138056532 gene encoding uncharacterized protein, protein MTKLPKDVITHLTDHKEDGQVQLHRFITNRENAERQCGIKDDSKHTARSMWLTSEDKEGKTTTETLFSVTKPPKDQKVRRRDICVYCQGKHWSNECKKYATVAARKEKIKGQCFICLKPGHHQKDCKANKMCVHCQQKNKHHRSLCINKFREKPAETAHVVTETRKYPENRNRKIENTLLASDEQVLMQTATVEVENLEKSGKHTIRLLLDTGSQRLYITKQLAD, encoded by the coding sequence ATGACAAAATTACCCAAAGATGTGATAACCCACCTGACTGATCACAAAGAAGATGGTCAAGTGCAGCTGCATAGATTCAtcacaaacagagaaaatgCTGAGAGACAGTGTGGCATCAAAGATGACAGTAAACACACTGCTAGAAGCATGTGGCTCACATCTGAAGATAAAGAAGGTAAAACTACCACTGAAACACTGTTCTCTGTTACCAAGCCTCCCAAAGATCAGAAAGTCAGAAGAAGAGATATCTGTGTCTACTGTCAAGGCAAACACTGGAGCAATGAGTGCAAAAAGTATGCCACTGTGgcagcaagaaaagaaaaaataaagggaCAATGTTTCATTTGCCTAAAACCAGGCCATCATCAGAAGGATtgcaaagccaataaaatgtgTGTTCACTGCCAACAGAAGAATAAGCACCACAGAAGTCTCTGCATTAACAAATTCCGAGAAAAACCTGCAGAAACTGCACATGTAGTGACCGAAACCAGAAAATACCCAGAAAATAGAAACAGGAAAATAGAAAATACCCTACTAGCTTCAGATGAGCAAGTTCTGATGCAAACAGCCACAGTAGAAgttgaaaatcttgaaaaatctGGAAAACACACCATCAGATTGCTCTTGGATACCGGTAGCCAAAGATTATACATCACTAAACAGTTGGCAGATTAA